In a single window of the Vitis vinifera cultivar Pinot Noir 40024 chromosome 6, ASM3070453v1 genome:
- the LOC104879656 gene encoding uncharacterized protein LOC104879656 encodes MSSVEEPLGLDKLPSLSTIDPQGFSCPDCRSGAEDMGMGSCWIEGGNRSSSNNSNMKMITYLNDWIIDSGASVHICGNIRAFNYFTPIEEGEHRMVLVGDLRPLPVIGKGQVVLKLASNNILVLNDVLYVPNISLNLISVSSLGKTGIRVLFDFDKFFLIKNNIFIGKGYCYKGVYRLE; translated from the exons ATGTCAAGTGTGGAAGAGCCGCTTGGTCTTGACAAGTTGCCGAGCCTGAGTACCATTGATCCCCAGGGGTTCTCCTGTCCTGATTGCAGGTCCGGAGCAGAGGATATGGGGATGGGAAGCTGCTGGATTGAAGGGGGAAATCGCAGCTCATCCAATAATTCCAA CATGAAGATGATTACTTATCTGAACGattggataattgattctggagCTTCTGTACATATATGTGGCAATATAAGAGCATTCAACTACTTTACTCCAATAGAAGAAGGTGAGCATCGAATGGTATTGGTGGGAGATTTGAGGCCATTGCCTGTGATTGGTAAAGGGCAAGTCGTTCTTAAACTTGCCTCAAACAACATCCTTGTCCTGAATGATGTTCTTTATGTTCCAAACATAAGTCTCAATCTAATATCAGTTTCATCATTAGGAAAAACAGGTATTAGGGTTTTGTTcgattttgacaaattttttctcataaaaaataacatttttattggAAAAGGGTATTGTTACAAGGGTGTTTATCGATTAGAgtga